DNA from Kitasatospora acidiphila:
AGCTCGGTGAACTCGCCCTTGTACTCGGCGATTTCGCCTTCCCACATGCGCCGCATGACCTCGGCGTACTCCAGCATCCGGGCCACCCGGCGGCCCATCGGCACCCCGGCGGCGATGAACTCCTCCTGGGACCAGCCCTGGGCGAGGCCGACGTCGAGCCGGCCGCCGGAGATCCGGTCCAGCTGGATCAGCTGCTTGGCCAGCATCGCGGGCGCGGTGAACGGCGCGTTGATCACCGAGAAGCCGAGCCGCACCCGGCTGGTAACGGCGGCGACCTGGGCCAGCGTGGTGACCGGCTCCGCCACACCGTGGTTGAAGGCCGGCTCGAACTCGGAGGTCCACTCGGCGTCGTCGGTGGAGAGCGGGAAGAGCAGGCGGCTGAACGTCCACAACGAGTGGTAGCCGAGCTCCTCCGCCAGCCCGGCGATCCCCTTCTGGTTGTCGGGAGTCGCCCAGGCGCCCGAGAGCGGCACGCCGACTCCGAGCAGTCCGGTCTGAGCAGTCGTCATCAGGCTTCCCCCTCGCTGGGCGCGAACCGCATTTCCGCCGGCACCTGCTCGGCGTAGGCGTAGGTGTCGTAGAGCTCACGCAGCACCGTGATCTTGCCGTCCACCACCTGGAACATGCCGTAGTAGTGGTTGGTGTAGTCGGCGCCGTTCGGCAGGACCATCTTGCTCAGGTACTCGACCAGCGCCCACTGCGGATCGGCGAAGGCCTCGCTGCGGACCACCGGGAGGTCGATCTCCTTCATGACGGCCGCGACCCCGGTGTAGAGGGTGCGGACCTGGTCGCCGACCAGCCGGGTCGGGGCGCCGGGCGGGGCGAGCGGCATGTCCATCACCACGTCGTCGGCCAGGCAGGCGAAGGCGGCGTCCAGGTCGCGGGCGGCGACCGCGGCCAGGAAGGTGCGGGCCACCTGCTGGGCCTCGCCGCCGGGTCGGGCCGCCACCGCCGCATCGCCGCTGCGCCAGAGCACGGTGTCGGTGATGCCGGCTATCCGCCAGCCGTCCCCGGTGCGGCGCAGGTCGAAGCGGTAGTGCCCGCTGGTCTCCACCCGCGGGTCCCGGTCGACGGCCGAACCGACCAGCCGCAGCTGGTACTTGGCCGCGCAGGTGGCGGTTCCGTCGGCGTCGGCCTCGACCAGGTGGTCGGTGATCTGGCGGTGGATCGAGCGCGCCCGGCCGACCTGCGCGGACCAGTCGTCCACCAACTGCTGCCGGGGCACGGTGAACTGCTCGCCGGGCGATCCGGCGACCACCTGGTCGGTGAACAACTCGGCGAGGGCCGACCAGTTCTGCTGGTCGAACAACCACCCGAATCTCGTACACAACTCGACGATGTCGTTCCGGTCGAGGGAATCCTGTGACTTCTGCGTCATGTGCTGCTCCCTTCGGGAGTCCGCCGGTCAGGCGGGCGCCAGGTGCGGTGCGGCGAGGGCTGCTTGTGCAGTGGAGAACCCTGCGGGGTCGAGGCAAACAGCCCGTGCCTGACACAGTCAAGTTCTTGGTCAAATCAGATGGGCAGAAATCCGGTTACGAGGTCCAACTATGCAAGATAACTCAATACTTGGTCACATTGACGCGTTGTCAAAGATTTTGTCTATGCTTGGCTTGTGGTGAGTCGGCCGTGGTGCGCCCTCGGGTGGCCCGGCCTCAGTTTCCGCACTTCCCCACTTCCCCGGAGGGAGACATCGTGTCCGACCTCATCCGCCCTGAGAAGGTCACCTTCACCAGTGGTGGTACCAAGCTCGTCGGCAACCTCTACCGTCCGACCGCGGCCGTGGCCGCCCCCGCGCCGGCCGTCGTGGTCACCGGCACCTGGACCTCGGTCAAGGAGCAGATGGCCGCCCGCTACGCCGCCGGGCTGGCCGCTGCGGGCTACACCGCACTCGCCTTCGACTTCTCCGGCTCCGGTGAGTCCGACGGGACGCCGCGCGACTGGGAGAACCCGGCCGGCAAGGTGGCGGAGATCGCCGTCGCCGCCGACTTCCTGCGCTCGCTGCCCGGCGTGGCCGCCGACCGGATCGGCGGCCTGGGCGTCTGCGCGGGCGCCGGGTACACCGCGGTGGCCTCCGCACGCGGCGCGGGCTTCCGGTCGCAGGCCATGATCGCGCCCTGGCTGCACAACGCCGAGGTGCTGGCGGGCCTCTACGGCGGCGCGGAGGTGGTCGCCGGGCTGATCGCGCGCGGCGAGGCGGCGGCCGAGAAGTACCGGCAGACGGGCGAGGTGGACTACGTGCCGACCGCCAGCACGGAGGACGAGCGGTCGCCCATGTACGGCAACTTCGACTACTACCTGGACAGCTCCCGGGGCGCCGTCCCGCAGTGGCCCAACCGGTTCGCCGTGCTCAGCTGGGCCGACTGGCTGACCTTCGACCCGATCGCGGTGGCCCCCGAGGTGACCGTCCCCACCCTGCTGGTGCACAGCCGGGAGGCCGCGATCCCGGAGGGTGTGGAGCGCTTCCACGCCGGCCTGACCGCGCCGAACGAGCTGCACTGGCTGACCGGTGGCCAGTTCGACTTCTACGACAACGAGCCGAGCGTGACCGCCGCCCTCGACCTGGCGGCGGCGCACTTCGGCCGCACGCTCTGACGGCGGCTCACCAGCCCCACCGGCGGCCGGTCAGCTGCACAGCTGACTGGCCGTCACCGCGCTCAGGCCGCGCTGCCGCAGCGCGTCCAGCACCGCCGGCAGGGCGTCCACGGTGCCCTTGTGCCCCATGTGCAGCGCCACCACCGAGCCCGGCTTGATCCCGCTCAGGATCCGCCGCTGCACCGCCTCCGCGCCCGGGTCCGCGTAGTCCATCGGATCCAGGTCGTAGGAGAGGCAGTGGTCGTAGCCGGCCTTCTTCGCCTGCTTCCTGACCACCGGGGTGGCGAACTGGGCGGCGGAGGGGCGGAACCAGCGGCCGATCGAGCCGGTGAGCGCCCGCAGCCGGTCCGCGCAGCCGCTGATCTCGGCATAGACCTGGTCCGGGCCGAGGGTGGCCAGGTCCAGGTGGTTCAGGGTGTGGTTGCCCAGCTCGTGGCCGCCGTCCAGGATCCGCCCGGCCAGCTGCGGCTGCTGGTCCAGCCAGCTGCCGACCACCAGCACGGTCAGCCGCGCGCCCCGCTGCTCGGCGGCCGCCAGCAGCGCCATGGCCAGCGCCGGGTCGCCCTGGCCGTGGAAGGTCAGCGCCACCTGCGGGCGGTCGCGCGGCCCCGAGACCACCTCCTGCGGGGTGTTCGGGGCCAGCGCGGGCAGCGCCGCGGCGAACGGCGGGGCGCTGCCCGGCGAGGTGGGGCTGGCCGTCGGGCTGGCGTGCGGCATCCGGTTCGGATCGAGCGGCGAGCCGCCGTTCGGCTGCGGATCGGCCGAGTGCGGCCCGCCGGCGCCGGTGGCGGCCTCCTGGCCGCAGCCGGTCAGCAGCTCGCCGGCCGCGGTCAGGGTGGCCAGTTGGGCAGTGGTGCGCAGGATGCTGCGGCGGTCGACTGTCATCGACAACCAGCATAAATACGCTGGAATCGGACAGCGATCCGAACGTCGGCGGTCCGTCAGGCCCGGACGCCCTGGCGGGCGTCGCTCGGCTCGATCCGGAAGACGCCGTAGCCGAAGCCGTTCGCCCTGATCAGACGGTCCGTCACCGCCGCGCCGCGCACCACGAGACCGGTGACCGGGCCCACCGGCTCGGTCGGCACCAGCTCCACCGGCTCCCGCCGCGGATTGACCACGACCAGGTGATGGCGCCCGCGCCGGTAGACGAACGGATAGCCGTCGTGCAGCACGGTCACGCTGCCACCGGTTCCGAGCTCGGGCGTGTCGCGGCGCAGCCGGATCAGCCGGCGGACCTGCTGGAGCAGCGAGTCCGGGTCGGTGCGCTGGGCGGCGGCGTCGGGCCGGGCCGGGTCCGGATCGATCGGCAGGTAGAGCGCGGCCGGATCGGCGGTGGAGAACCCGGCGTTCGGCGCGGCGTCCCACTGCATCGGGGTGCGCGAGCCCTGCCGGGCCTCGGTGCCGAGCTGGCTGCCCTCCTTCTCCGGCAGGCCCGGCACGTAGCGCATCCCGATCTCGTCGCCGTAGTAGATCACCGGCAGGCTGGGCCAGCTGAGCAGGAAGGCGAACGCGCAGCCGACCTGCTCCCGGGTGCGCGGGCCGCAGACCAGCCGGGAGAAGTCGTGGTTGGCGGTGGGCAGCGCGACCAGGCCGTGCCCGTCGACGGCCCGCTCGGCCTCCTGCCAGGCGGCCAGGAACTCGGCCATCGAGCCGCCGCCCGCCGGATCGAAGTAGCAGGGCTCGCCGTGCGCCCAACTGCCTTGGCTGCCGGTGCCGTTGTCCCAGAGCGAACGCAGGCCGCGACCGGTGAAGTGCAGGAAGAAGTCCGCGTGGAAGCCGGCCGGGACGGACCGGGCCGGGTCGCCCCACTCGGCGATCAGCACCCGGTCGGAGTAGTGCTCGTCCAGCCAGTCGCGCAGCTCGCGCCACAACCGGGCGGTCTGGGCGTGCTCCGGGTCGTCCTTGACCAGGGACGAGGCCATGTCCACCCGGAAGCCGGCCACGCCGAGCTCGAACCAGTGCGCCATGATCTCCCGCAGCGCCGCCCGGTTGGCCCGCGGACCCGGGGCGTCCACCGGGCTGCGCCAGGGCTCGGCCGGGTCGGTGCGGGCGTAGCCGAAGTTGAGCGCGGGCTGGATCGGATAGAAGTTGGCCCGGTAGAAGCCGCCGCGGCGGCCCTGGTTGGGGATCCAGGAGTGCACCGGGGCGGTGATCCGGTCCGACCAGATGTATCGGTCGTCCGCCGGGTCGTGGACGGCCTGCTGGAACCACGGGTGGCGGTGCGAGGTGTGCCCGGCCACCAGGTCGAGCAGCAACCGGATGCCGCGCTCCCGGGCGGCCGCCACCAGCGCGACCAGGTCGGCGTTGCTGCCGTAGCGCGGATCGATGGCCAGGTAGTCGGCGACGTCGTAGCCGGCGTCGCCGAACTCGGAGGCGAAGCACGGGCTCAGCCAGACCGCGGTGACCCCGAGGTCGGCGAGGTGGTCGAGCCGGGCGGTCAGCCCGGGCAGGTCGCCGATCCCGTCACCGTCGGAGTCGGCGAACGACTGCGGGTAGATCTGGTAGAGCACGGCCTCGGCGAACCAGTCGGGCACGGACACGGGGGCGGTCATCGCACGGCCTCCAGGAGCGGGTGGACGGCTACTGACCGATGATGCGTCAGTTCTCCTGGCGGCGCGGCCGGTTCGCCGATTTGCCGAAGGGCTCTCAGGTCTCGCGCAGGCCGGTCAGGTGCGCGAACACCACCACGTTGGCGGTGTAGTCGCTGCGCTGGCGGTCGTAGGCGCCGCCGCAGGTGATCATCCGCAGCTGGGCGTCCTTGGTCTTGCCGTAGACCCGGTCGTCCGGGAACGCGTCCTTGGCGAAGACCTCCACGCTGTCCACCGTGAAGGTGGCGGTCACCTTGTCGTCCCGGTCGATGTCCACGGTGTTGCCCTGGGTGAGCGTGCTCAGACCCCAGAAGACCGCGGGCGCGGTCTTGGTGTCGACATGGCCGAGCACGATCGCCGGGCCCTTGTTGCCCGGCACCGTGC
Protein-coding regions in this window:
- a CDS encoding alpha-amylase family glycosyl hydrolase; the protein is MTAPVSVPDWFAEAVLYQIYPQSFADSDGDGIGDLPGLTARLDHLADLGVTAVWLSPCFASEFGDAGYDVADYLAIDPRYGSNADLVALVAAARERGIRLLLDLVAGHTSHRHPWFQQAVHDPADDRYIWSDRITAPVHSWIPNQGRRGGFYRANFYPIQPALNFGYARTDPAEPWRSPVDAPGPRANRAALREIMAHWFELGVAGFRVDMASSLVKDDPEHAQTARLWRELRDWLDEHYSDRVLIAEWGDPARSVPAGFHADFFLHFTGRGLRSLWDNGTGSQGSWAHGEPCYFDPAGGGSMAEFLAAWQEAERAVDGHGLVALPTANHDFSRLVCGPRTREQVGCAFAFLLSWPSLPVIYYGDEIGMRYVPGLPEKEGSQLGTEARQGSRTPMQWDAAPNAGFSTADPAALYLPIDPDPARPDAAAQRTDPDSLLQQVRRLIRLRRDTPELGTGGSVTVLHDGYPFVYRRGRHHLVVVNPRREPVELVPTEPVGPVTGLVVRGAAVTDRLIRANGFGYGVFRIEPSDARQGVRA
- a CDS encoding polysaccharide deacetylase family protein, which codes for MTVDRRSILRTTAQLATLTAAGELLTGCGQEAATGAGGPHSADPQPNGGSPLDPNRMPHASPTASPTSPGSAPPFAAALPALAPNTPQEVVSGPRDRPQVALTFHGQGDPALAMALLAAAEQRGARLTVLVVGSWLDQQPQLAGRILDGGHELGNHTLNHLDLATLGPDQVYAEISGCADRLRALTGSIGRWFRPSAAQFATPVVRKQAKKAGYDHCLSYDLDPMDYADPGAEAVQRRILSGIKPGSVVALHMGHKGTVDALPAVLDALRQRGLSAVTASQLCS
- a CDS encoding LLM class flavin-dependent oxidoreductase yields the protein MTTAQTGLLGVGVPLSGAWATPDNQKGIAGLAEELGYHSLWTFSRLLFPLSTDDAEWTSEFEPAFNHGVAEPVTTLAQVAAVTSRVRLGFSVINAPFTAPAMLAKQLIQLDRISGGRLDVGLAQGWSQEEFIAAGVPMGRRVARMLEYAEVMRRMWEGEIAEYKGEFTELPRTLVRPRPDQETFPLLLGGSTPEAFARAGRVAQGWVSPGFVTLSDIATASRGVRAAAEKAGRDPEAFRVVVRATTFLDTDQQALRPDGERELFRGPFEQVVEDLHRCWEAGATEIFLDFNFDPAIVGPDITPEAARTRVTKALEAFAPMTAARPQG
- a CDS encoding alpha/beta hydrolase; its protein translation is MSDLIRPEKVTFTSGGTKLVGNLYRPTAAVAAPAPAVVVTGTWTSVKEQMAARYAAGLAAAGYTALAFDFSGSGESDGTPRDWENPAGKVAEIAVAADFLRSLPGVAADRIGGLGVCAGAGYTAVASARGAGFRSQAMIAPWLHNAEVLAGLYGGAEVVAGLIARGEAAAEKYRQTGEVDYVPTASTEDERSPMYGNFDYYLDSSRGAVPQWPNRFAVLSWADWLTFDPIAVAPEVTVPTLLVHSREAAIPEGVERFHAGLTAPNELHWLTGGQFDFYDNEPSVTAALDLAAAHFGRTL
- a CDS encoding nuclear transport factor 2 family protein, encoding MTQKSQDSLDRNDIVELCTRFGWLFDQQNWSALAELFTDQVVAGSPGEQFTVPRQQLVDDWSAQVGRARSIHRQITDHLVEADADGTATCAAKYQLRLVGSAVDRDPRVETSGHYRFDLRRTGDGWRIAGITDTVLWRSGDAAVAARPGGEAQQVARTFLAAVAARDLDAAFACLADDVVMDMPLAPPGAPTRLVGDQVRTLYTGVAAVMKEIDLPVVRSEAFADPQWALVEYLSKMVLPNGADYTNHYYGMFQVVDGKITVLRELYDTYAYAEQVPAEMRFAPSEGEA